In a genomic window of Syntrophorhabdaceae bacterium:
- a CDS encoding DUF1015 domain-containing protein, which produces MRDHYLKPFRGIIYNKAKVGGIAPCVCPPYDVISDDETYLSRSPYNAVRLELPRPLPGMDRYAHARQTFINWCEEGALVPDRERTIYIYEQEFDIEGKTFFRRGFIGLQKLDKERILTHEQTRKKAKEDREKLIVALGAYTSFPFGLYEDSGLEVENLLETAEKDGLFDFIDDEAIRNRFYRMTKPSEMDALAELMDARKIYIADGHHRLDVSFRLNLSHIPFYLTNMYSKGVVILPYHRIVTLEQKRDLRDLLGLLQNHVQIEKIPFEGSQSISQAIRRITLSREPSFVLYPRQDQGSLYVLTAPTPTEGAGPLERLKVNILHSDLLRNVLAIKEEEISFTQDPGELLESVRTKAADLAFLLPPTTTTEVKEVADCGLDMPPKSTFFYPKILTGLVYHKYA; this is translated from the coding sequence ATGCGCGACCACTATCTCAAGCCCTTTCGGGGCATCATCTACAATAAAGCGAAGGTGGGCGGGATCGCCCCCTGCGTATGCCCTCCTTATGACGTGATTTCAGACGACGAGACCTACCTCTCGAGAAGTCCTTACAATGCAGTGAGGCTTGAGCTTCCGAGACCGCTGCCCGGCATGGACAGGTATGCCCATGCCCGTCAGACGTTCATAAATTGGTGCGAAGAGGGCGCATTGGTGCCAGACAGGGAAAGGACCATATACATCTACGAACAGGAATTCGATATTGAAGGGAAAACCTTCTTCAGGCGAGGCTTTATCGGGCTTCAAAAGCTCGACAAAGAACGGATTCTCACCCACGAACAGACAAGGAAGAAAGCGAAGGAAGACCGGGAGAAGCTCATCGTAGCCCTGGGAGCTTATACCAGCTTCCCTTTCGGACTTTATGAAGATAGCGGTTTGGAGGTGGAGAATCTGCTGGAGACCGCCGAAAAGGATGGGCTTTTCGATTTTATCGATGATGAGGCCATAAGGAACAGGTTTTACCGGATGACAAAACCTTCCGAGATGGACGCCCTGGCAGAGCTCATGGACGCGCGCAAAATCTATATCGCCGACGGCCATCACAGGCTGGACGTCTCCTTCAGGCTCAACCTCTCCCATATCCCTTTTTATCTGACCAACATGTATTCAAAGGGGGTCGTGATCCTCCCCTATCACCGGATCGTGACCCTGGAACAGAAGAGGGACCTCCGGGACCTGCTGGGCCTTCTTCAAAACCACGTGCAAATTGAAAAGATACCTTTTGAGGGTTCTCAGTCCATTTCACAGGCAATCAGGCGGATTACCCTATCCCGGGAACCTTCGTTTGTCCTGTATCCACGTCAGGACCAGGGCAGCCTTTATGTCCTCACCGCTCCCACTCCCACCGAAGGAGCGGGGCCCCTTGAGAGGTTGAAGGTAAATATCCTCCATTCAGATTTGCTGCGTAATGTGCTTGCCATCAAAGAGGAGGAGATATCCTTTACTCAGGACCCCGGGGAACTGCTCGAGTCGGTGCGGACGAAAGCTGCCGACCTCGCGTTCCTCCTCCCTCCCACGACCACGACCGAGGTCAAGGAAGTGGCCGACTGCGGTCTCGATATGCCCCCTAAATCGACTTTCTTTTATCCGAAGATTCTCACCGGTCTCGTCTACCACAAATATGCCTGA
- a CDS encoding polyprenyl synthetase family protein yields the protein MESVLKLIEQDLENLELSIQKLITTRVSFIREIVTYIIKSGGKRVRPILLILSARLAGYKDDLHIPYAAIVEFIHTATLLHDDVVDNAQTRRGNSTVNTVWGNESSVLVGDFLYSKSFELMAEDGNPAILKTISKATTALSEGEILELLKTSDVETTEEEYFEVIGNKTAVLFSAACEIGALLGKATPTRREALRGFGYNLGIAFQLKDDILDYTSYDAILGKTVGTDLKEGKVTLPLIYALKEASEKDRAYAKKVLEKPTMSPRDFKGVRRIITRHGGMEYTAEMTARHIERAKKYLAAFRASPYKDALLDLADHMVERET from the coding sequence ATGGAAAGCGTCTTAAAACTTATCGAGCAGGACTTGGAAAATCTGGAATTGTCCATACAAAAGCTGATCACTACGAGGGTCAGCTTTATCAGAGAGATAGTAACGTATATAATAAAATCGGGAGGCAAAAGGGTACGGCCCATCCTCCTCATCCTTTCCGCGAGGCTCGCGGGATATAAGGATGATCTCCACATCCCTTATGCGGCAATAGTCGAGTTCATCCACACCGCCACCCTGCTTCATGACGATGTAGTCGACAACGCACAGACCAGGCGGGGGAATTCTACCGTCAACACGGTATGGGGAAATGAATCGAGCGTGCTCGTCGGTGACTTCCTCTATTCGAAATCTTTCGAGCTTATGGCGGAGGACGGGAATCCGGCAATATTGAAGACGATTTCGAAGGCCACCACGGCACTCTCCGAAGGAGAGATCCTCGAGCTTCTCAAGACTTCCGATGTGGAGACGACAGAGGAAGAATATTTCGAGGTTATAGGAAACAAGACAGCGGTCCTTTTTTCGGCCGCGTGCGAGATAGGAGCCCTTCTGGGCAAGGCAACCCCCACGCGACGGGAAGCGCTCAGGGGCTTCGGGTATAATCTCGGAATCGCCTTTCAATTAAAAGACGATATTCTCGATTACACCTCTTATGATGCAATTCTCGGGAAGACCGTGGGCACGGATTTGAAGGAAGGCAAAGTGACCCTGCCGCTCATATATGCCCTCAAAGAGGCAAGCGAGAAAGATCGGGCCTATGCAAAAAAGGTACTTGAAAAGCCGACTATGAGCCCCAGGGATTTCAAGGGCGTGCGCAGGATCATCACGAGACACGGGGGCATGGAGTATACGGCGGAAATGACGGCGCGTCATATCGAAAGGGCAAAGAAATATCTGGCCGCCTTCCGGGCCTCACCTTACAAGGATGCCCTTCTCGATCTTGCGGATCACATGGTGGAGCGCGAGACGTAA
- a CDS encoding TolC family protein: MKCGTGASGAGRDGGGTLSKGKRGFILSWTGSVGIVLLLLVMLLAPLPLLSITLEEAVKRAFEVSFTIKQQKEIIKSSEFSYISTIDPYLPKIDIQSSYIRSLNGQTSAGQSVVSVSTLGNFSNVFAATNIYTFTGTISYRLFDGGERFARRRQAYSLMGREGELLKNVRVEVRYNVKSAFYTALGNKHVVNTRKEALATAEKVYGLTRGRYDAGVAKKSEVLQAEVRMTTARIDLLTSVKQYERSLEELKSFLLYDPKDQQDVEGPLGEPGYRADFQTLIERAVAIRPDVTAQMKEIERLQMVYKERTSAWFPRIDAQLQQARTDTQFFPDGRQDAFILNFSYALFDGVGRYYNMQGASSDIAAARFRLGEIKRNAGIEIVRAYKDYELSCDNVRLYNELVRQANSNYEQAFGEYRVGKGDILALLQAEREFASARENYILAVARANTTLTFLERVAYLEGD; this comes from the coding sequence ATGAAGTGTGGCACCGGAGCTTCGGGAGCAGGGAGGGATGGAGGCGGAACCCTTTCAAAGGGGAAGAGAGGGTTCATTCTGTCGTGGACAGGGAGTGTCGGGATCGTCCTGCTCCTTCTCGTTATGCTCCTCGCGCCCTTGCCCCTTCTTTCCATCACTCTTGAAGAAGCGGTAAAAAGGGCATTCGAGGTCTCCTTCACCATAAAACAGCAGAAGGAAATAATCAAAAGCTCCGAATTCTCTTACATCTCCACGATTGATCCCTATCTCCCCAAGATCGACATACAAAGCTCCTATATCAGGTCCCTCAACGGTCAAACCTCCGCGGGTCAGTCTGTCGTAAGCGTCTCCACTCTCGGAAATTTTTCAAATGTTTTTGCCGCCACGAATATTTACACCTTCACCGGGACAATTTCGTACAGGCTTTTCGATGGCGGCGAGCGGTTCGCCCGAAGAAGGCAGGCCTATTCCCTTATGGGCAGGGAAGGAGAGCTGCTGAAAAACGTGAGAGTCGAAGTACGTTACAACGTCAAAAGCGCGTTCTACACGGCTTTGGGAAACAAGCACGTGGTAAATACCAGAAAAGAGGCTCTCGCGACGGCAGAGAAGGTGTACGGGCTCACCAGGGGCAGGTATGACGCGGGGGTGGCGAAGAAAAGCGAGGTTCTCCAGGCCGAGGTGAGAATGACCACCGCCAGGATCGATCTTCTCACCTCGGTGAAACAGTATGAGAGGTCGCTGGAGGAGCTTAAATCATTTCTTCTTTACGATCCGAAGGATCAGCAGGATGTGGAAGGGCCTCTGGGGGAGCCGGGATACCGGGCCGATTTTCAGACTCTCATAGAGAGGGCCGTTGCAATACGACCCGATGTGACGGCCCAGATGAAGGAGATCGAGCGGCTTCAGATGGTGTATAAGGAGAGGACGAGCGCCTGGTTTCCCAGAATTGACGCCCAACTGCAACAGGCGAGAACGGATACGCAGTTCTTCCCCGATGGGCGGCAGGATGCATTTATCCTCAATTTCAGTTATGCCCTTTTTGACGGCGTGGGGAGATACTATAATATGCAGGGCGCCTCCAGCGATATAGCGGCCGCCCGTTTCAGACTCGGCGAGATAAAACGGAATGCGGGAATCGAGATCGTGCGCGCCTATAAAGATTACGAGCTGAGCTGTGATAATGTGAGGCTTTATAATGAGCTGGTACGCCAGGCCAACTCAAATTATGAACAGGCTTTCGGTGAATACAGGGTAGGAAAGGGCGATATTCTTGCACTCCTTCAGGCAGAGAGGGAGTTCGCGAGCGCGCGGGAAAATTATATCCTCGCCGTGGCACGGGCGAATACGACTCTTACCTTTCTTGAAAGAGTTGCATATCTCGAGGGGGACTAA
- the pgsA gene encoding CDP-diacylglycerol--glycerol-3-phosphate 3-phosphatidyltransferase, with the protein MKDKDEKTSVWTLPNRLSVVRILFIPIIISFIATEDEMFFFAACLLFIVAGITDGLDGFVARKMHLTTKLGLYLDPIADKLLVTSVLITLTYYKLVPLWVTLILVGREFLINGLRSFYAMEGIAIYPSFAGKLKTSLQLIGISCILFNVPEKSNFSMCDYLQYIGISCLDFNSSLRQIGLIVIYIALFFSILSAVDYMKAIFKPLPSQNQGSGKKDETR; encoded by the coding sequence ATGAAGGATAAGGATGAGAAAACATCTGTCTGGACCCTCCCAAACAGGTTGAGTGTAGTCCGAATCCTGTTTATCCCCATAATAATATCCTTCATCGCAACCGAAGACGAGATGTTCTTCTTCGCGGCCTGCCTCCTTTTCATTGTAGCAGGAATCACGGACGGCCTGGACGGCTTCGTGGCGCGGAAAATGCACCTTACCACAAAGCTCGGCCTCTATCTCGATCCCATCGCCGATAAACTCCTCGTCACCTCGGTCCTCATTACACTCACCTATTATAAGCTTGTCCCGCTGTGGGTCACCCTTATCCTGGTGGGACGGGAGTTCCTCATCAACGGCCTGAGGTCCTTCTATGCGATGGAAGGCATTGCCATCTATCCCTCTTTTGCGGGGAAGCTGAAAACAAGCCTTCAGCTTATCGGTATCTCATGCATTCTTTTCAATGTCCCTGAGAAGAGCAATTTCAGCATGTGCGATTATCTTCAGTATATCGGTATCTCGTGCCTTGATTTTAACAGCTCTCTCCGCCAGATAGGCTTGATCGTCATCTATATTGCGTTATTCTTCAGCATCCTCTCAGCGGTAGACTACATGAAGGCGATCTTCAAACCCCTGCCCTCTCAGAACCAGGGATCGGGAAAGAAGGACGAAACCCGCTGA
- a CDS encoding lytic transglycosylase domain-containing protein, with product MISVRLLVLCVALLLPITGYSAVYGYVDEHGVYHFTNITPIGRKFHTVTGEKNRSMTTPGFRAANINNNSYDHLIRRHSESHGIDPSLVKAVVRAESNFNPNAVSQKGARGLMQLMPDTAKLMRVEDPFDPDDNIKGGTRYLRYLDDTFQGNLELMLAAYNAGPTRVIENRMTVPPIEETRNFIKRVKYFYQKLKNPNEG from the coding sequence ATGATATCCGTAAGACTACTCGTGCTCTGCGTTGCGCTCCTCCTCCCGATCACCGGATATTCGGCGGTCTACGGATATGTGGATGAGCACGGGGTATATCATTTCACCAATATAACCCCAATAGGCAGAAAATTCCATACTGTTACCGGTGAGAAAAACAGGTCGATGACCACCCCCGGTTTCCGGGCGGCCAACATCAACAATAACAGTTACGATCACCTTATTCGGCGTCACTCCGAGTCTCACGGGATAGATCCCAGTCTGGTAAAGGCAGTAGTGAGAGCGGAATCGAATTTTAATCCCAATGCCGTCTCACAGAAAGGCGCCCGGGGCCTTATGCAGCTCATGCCCGATACTGCAAAGCTCATGCGGGTGGAAGACCCCTTTGATCCGGATGATAATATCAAGGGAGGGACCCGTTATTTAAGGTACCTGGACGATACGTTCCAGGGCAACCTGGAGCTCATGCTTGCCGCCTATAATGCGGGCCCCACGAGAGTGATTGAAAACAGGATGACCGTCCCCCCGATAGAAGAGACCCGTAATTTCATCAAAAGAGTAAAATACTTTTACCAGAAGCTGAAAAATCCAAATGAAGGATAA
- a CDS encoding peptidoglycan endopeptidase produces the protein MAAKSAGGMKNSRIARVPAVIEEVENDGEFLEYKVRKGDTLENVALRFGLERDDILESNNNLGKRLAPGITLLIPKIGEDGKDDGFIDLPGRPMKPWKTHEEKYMLVKVAKSFMGAPYRYGGDSVRGLDCSAFVKKIYDIFDVQLPRSARDQFKVGPKVEKDELSVGDLVFFRTKRFVKYPTHVGIYIGEGKFIHSSSAHCKIGVRVDSLQSDFYTKTFMGGTRIKKSPDETPDITKNPDLPLNFNHNS, from the coding sequence ATGGCGGCGAAAAGCGCCGGAGGAATGAAAAACTCCCGTATTGCCCGCGTCCCGGCAGTGATCGAAGAGGTTGAAAATGACGGGGAGTTCCTGGAGTACAAGGTAAGGAAGGGAGATACCCTCGAAAACGTTGCATTGCGCTTTGGCCTCGAAAGAGATGATATTCTCGAATCCAATAATAACCTGGGAAAAAGGCTTGCCCCTGGAATAACGCTCCTCATCCCTAAAATAGGCGAGGACGGAAAGGATGACGGTTTTATCGATTTGCCAGGCAGGCCCATGAAACCATGGAAAACCCATGAAGAAAAATATATGCTCGTCAAAGTAGCGAAAAGCTTTATGGGCGCTCCTTACCGCTACGGCGGCGACAGTGTGCGGGGCCTTGATTGCTCCGCTTTCGTAAAGAAAATTTATGATATTTTCGATGTCCAGCTCCCGAGGAGCGCCAGGGATCAATTTAAAGTGGGTCCCAAAGTGGAAAAGGATGAACTGTCTGTGGGGGATCTTGTCTTCTTCAGGACAAAGAGATTTGTGAAATATCCTACTCACGTAGGCATCTATATCGGAGAAGGCAAATTTATTCATTCTTCTTCCGCCCACTGCAAAATCGGCGTGAGAGTCGATTCACTCCAGTCTGATTTTTACACGAAGACCTTTATGGGCGGCACAAGGATAAAGAAATCGCCCGACGAGACTCCCGACATCACCAAGAATCCCGATCTACCTTTAAACTTCAACCATAATTCCTGA
- the rsmI gene encoding 16S rRNA (cytidine(1402)-2'-O)-methyltransferase, with product MEGILYVMATPIGNLKDITLRAIEVLGEVDFVVAEDRGRALKLLSHLGIRKPIISINSYSEENKAGEITDRLLSGKSAALITAAGTPCISDPGRGVVKKCHDQGIEVRAIPGPSAVIAALSISGLYADRFLFLGFLPLKKGKKKKIFRELALMPHAMVLYESPRRLHDTLDAAVAELGDREAAVFKELTKVHETVRRGTLRSLAEEYDQVEPKGEYVVIISGAAGRQQD from the coding sequence ATGGAAGGAATTCTCTATGTAATGGCCACGCCGATAGGAAATCTAAAAGATATCACCCTTAGGGCTATCGAGGTGCTGGGCGAGGTAGATTTTGTGGTGGCCGAGGACAGGGGGCGGGCGCTCAAGCTGCTGAGCCATCTCGGCATAAGAAAACCGATTATTTCAATTAACAGTTATTCCGAGGAAAATAAGGCTGGAGAGATCACCGACAGGCTTTTGAGCGGGAAATCGGCCGCCCTTATCACGGCCGCCGGCACTCCCTGTATTTCCGATCCCGGCCGGGGAGTAGTAAAGAAGTGCCACGATCAAGGGATCGAGGTGAGGGCAATACCCGGGCCGTCCGCTGTCATAGCCGCCCTTTCTATTTCCGGACTTTATGCCGATCGCTTTCTGTTCCTGGGTTTTCTGCCCTTGAAGAAGGGAAAGAAGAAAAAAATATTCAGAGAACTGGCCCTCATGCCGCACGCCATGGTCCTTTATGAATCCCCCAGACGTTTGCACGATACTCTTGATGCGGCCGTCGCGGAGTTGGGAGATCGCGAGGCAGCGGTGTTTAAAGAGTTGACGAAGGTCCACGAGACGGTCCGCAGGGGCACCCTCCGGTCACTGGCCGAAGAGTACGATCAGGTCGAACCGAAAGGTGAATATGTGGTGATTATTAGCGGCGCCGCGGGCAGGCAGCAGGATTGA
- the glgC gene encoding glucose-1-phosphate adenylyltransferase, with product MRQKFLHNAVAFVLAGGVGARLHPLTKDRAKPAVPFGGKYRVIDFTLSNCVNSGIRKIFVLPQYKSHSLLGHTRDAWSILSPELGEFVTHLSPQMRVGDDWYKGTADAIYQNLYHLEQVEGEHVLILSGDHIYKMDYSHFIKHHQKNKADLTISTMEVDIAEASRFGIIQADSNGRVCGFQEKPEHPEHIPGKPHKAFISMGIYIFNRKALFDIISRDAARSDSSHDFGRDIIPYMYPDHRVFVYPFGKGGGRHADYWRDIGTIDAYWSANMDLASVSPVFNLYDKKWPIRTYEGQYPPAKTVFADEAKGRAGKALDSIICSGVIISGGRVERSILSPGVRVNSYADVRESILLHDVVIGMGAKVKRAIIDKNVRIPDNMRIGYDLEKDRSRFFVSDEGIVVIPKDAILK from the coding sequence ATGCGACAAAAATTCCTTCATAATGCGGTAGCCTTCGTTCTGGCGGGCGGAGTCGGCGCAAGGCTCCATCCCCTCACCAAAGATCGGGCCAAGCCTGCCGTGCCTTTCGGCGGAAAATACCGGGTCATCGATTTTACGCTCAGCAACTGCGTCAATTCAGGTATAAGGAAGATATTCGTCCTCCCCCAGTATAAGTCCCATTCCCTCCTTGGCCATACGAGAGACGCCTGGAGCATACTAAGTCCGGAGCTTGGAGAGTTTGTCACCCATCTGTCGCCCCAGATGAGGGTGGGGGACGATTGGTACAAGGGAACGGCGGACGCTATCTACCAGAACCTTTACCATCTCGAGCAGGTCGAGGGAGAGCATGTACTCATTCTTTCGGGCGACCATATCTATAAGATGGATTACAGCCATTTCATAAAACATCACCAGAAAAACAAAGCGGACCTGACGATCTCCACCATGGAGGTCGATATCGCCGAAGCATCGAGGTTCGGCATCATTCAGGCAGACAGCAACGGCAGGGTGTGCGGTTTCCAGGAAAAACCGGAGCATCCCGAGCATATACCGGGAAAGCCGCACAAGGCATTTATTTCAATGGGCATATACATTTTCAACAGGAAGGCATTGTTTGATATCATATCCAGGGATGCAGCCCGGTCCGACTCGAGCCATGACTTCGGCAGGGATATCATACCCTACATGTACCCGGACCACAGGGTATTCGTCTATCCTTTCGGCAAAGGTGGCGGAAGGCACGCAGACTACTGGAGGGATATAGGTACAATAGACGCTTACTGGAGCGCCAATATGGATCTCGCGTCCGTAAGTCCCGTCTTCAACCTCTATGACAAGAAATGGCCCATAAGGACCTATGAAGGACAATACCCCCCTGCAAAAACGGTTTTTGCGGACGAAGCGAAGGGCAGGGCAGGGAAGGCTCTCGATTCCATTATCTGCAGCGGCGTGATCATAAGCGGCGGCAGGGTGGAGCGGTCGATCCTGTCCCCGGGGGTGCGGGTAAACAGTTATGCCGATGTAAGGGAATCGATACTGCTCCACGATGTGGTGATCGGTATGGGAGCCAAAGTAAAAAGGGCAATAATCGATAAGAATGTGAGGATACCCGATAATATGCGCATCGGTTATGACCTGGAGAAGGACCGGAGCAGATTCTTCGTCTCCGACGAAGGAATAGTCGTGATACCGAAAGATGCAATCCTGAAGTAA
- a CDS encoding heterodisulfide reductase-related iron-sulfur binding cluster, with protein sequence MMEIGREIFWNVGQGARWITYALMIVTFIFLIYGLKKRYDMWRMGKSAPFDFKKDLGQRIGYFIKSGIFHRTILRAKEGYPGFMHLFLFWGFLVLAIGTALVALQDDVVRLIWGVEFIKGDFYLIFSFFLELGGIAAIVGILMAMYRRYVTKPDRLDSKPDDLITLVWILVVLVTGFIVEGARIAGEGRPEFEAWSFVGWGISSLFAGASKESISAGHKFFWYFHMLLSFGLIVYIAYSRLLHIITSSLNMMFRGVEDAPRGALPAIEDFENAEEFGVNAIDGFNWRQIFDLDACTRCGRCQERCPAYNTEKPLSPKKLIQDLKGEWERAAQGIKNEEGIIDNVIQEETLWSCTACLSCQVNCPVSIPTFDKNIEMRRYLTMTLSKVSSEMKLLYKNLQQRSDPYGMGKSQRLEWTEGLEVKKATEEEVEYLYWVGCVASLDDRNRKIAKSVATILQKAGVSFGVLGPDEKCCGDPLRRTGNEYQYQEMAEGNVALLNELGVKKIITACPHCYNTLKNDYPQLGGNYEVIHHTEMISMLARQGKISISPTLEGITTFHDPCYLGRVNRIFDAPRDLVDRVKKGSYVEMDRNRDEGFCCGGGGGRIWMEEHHKRINHNRMDEAIALSANTVVTGCPYCLIMMEDAIKDKEKGETMKARDISEIVAEGL encoded by the coding sequence ATGATGGAAATCGGCAGAGAAATCTTCTGGAACGTCGGTCAGGGAGCGAGGTGGATCACCTACGCACTAATGATAGTAACTTTTATCTTCCTGATTTACGGTCTTAAGAAGAGATATGACATGTGGCGTATGGGTAAAAGTGCGCCTTTCGATTTTAAGAAGGATCTCGGTCAGCGAATAGGTTACTTCATTAAGAGCGGAATATTCCACAGAACCATTTTACGGGCAAAGGAAGGCTACCCCGGTTTTATGCACCTCTTTCTCTTCTGGGGATTTCTTGTTCTGGCGATCGGCACGGCACTGGTGGCGTTACAGGATGACGTGGTCCGGCTCATCTGGGGAGTTGAATTCATCAAGGGCGATTTCTACCTGATATTCTCCTTCTTCCTGGAACTGGGCGGTATCGCGGCAATAGTAGGCATTCTCATGGCCATGTACCGCAGATACGTAACCAAACCTGACAGGCTCGATAGCAAGCCGGACGATCTTATCACTTTGGTCTGGATTCTCGTGGTCCTTGTTACCGGATTCATCGTGGAAGGCGCGAGGATTGCCGGGGAGGGCAGGCCCGAATTCGAAGCATGGAGCTTTGTCGGGTGGGGGATCTCTTCCCTCTTTGCAGGAGCTTCAAAAGAAAGCATTTCGGCAGGCCACAAGTTCTTCTGGTATTTCCACATGCTCCTCTCCTTCGGACTCATTGTCTATATCGCGTATTCCAGGCTGTTGCACATAATCACCTCTTCGCTCAACATGATGTTCAGGGGCGTTGAGGATGCGCCGCGCGGGGCCCTTCCCGCGATCGAAGATTTCGAGAACGCAGAGGAATTCGGCGTAAATGCCATAGACGGCTTCAATTGGAGGCAGATTTTTGACCTCGATGCCTGTACCAGGTGCGGCAGGTGCCAGGAGCGCTGTCCTGCGTATAATACCGAAAAGCCCCTCTCGCCGAAGAAATTGATTCAGGACCTGAAAGGCGAATGGGAGAGGGCGGCACAGGGGATAAAGAACGAGGAAGGCATCATCGACAACGTCATCCAGGAAGAGACCCTCTGGTCCTGCACGGCCTGTCTTTCCTGTCAGGTGAACTGTCCCGTGTCTATCCCGACCTTCGATAAGAATATCGAGATGAGACGTTATCTCACGATGACCCTGAGCAAGGTAAGCTCCGAAATGAAGCTCCTTTACAAGAACCTCCAGCAGAGATCCGACCCGTACGGTATGGGCAAGAGCCAGAGACTGGAGTGGACGGAAGGCCTCGAGGTAAAGAAGGCGACGGAAGAGGAAGTGGAGTACCTCTACTGGGTCGGCTGCGTAGCCTCCCTTGACGACAGGAACAGGAAGATAGCCAAATCAGTGGCGACCATACTGCAGAAGGCGGGGGTCTCTTTCGGGGTATTGGGACCTGATGAAAAGTGTTGCGGCGATCCCCTGAGGAGGACCGGAAACGAATATCAGTATCAGGAAATGGCCGAGGGTAATGTGGCCCTTCTTAATGAGCTGGGCGTGAAGAAGATCATTACCGCCTGCCCGCACTGCTATAACACGCTGAAGAACGATTATCCTCAGTTGGGCGGCAACTACGAGGTAATCCATCATACGGAGATGATCTCGATGCTCGCGCGGCAGGGGAAGATCTCCATCAGCCCGACCCTCGAGGGCATTACCACATTCCACGATCCCTGTTATCTCGGAAGAGTCAACAGGATCTTCGATGCCCCGAGAGACCTGGTCGACAGAGTCAAGAAAGGCTCATACGTAGAAATGGACCGGAACAGAGATGAAGGGTTCTGCTGCGGCGGCGGCGGCGGCAGGATATGGATGGAAGAGCACCACAAGAGGATAAACCACAACAGGATGGATGAAGCCATTGCACTGTCCGCGAACACGGTGGTGACGGGATGTCCCTATTGCCTTATCATGATGGAAGATGCGATCAAGGATAAGGAGAAGGGCGAAACCATGAAGGCGCGTGATATTTCGGAGATTGTGGCGGAAGGTTTGTAA
- a CDS encoding methyltransferase domain-containing protein, whose translation MPEIAGADETLELLCDEELKIVQKKEGYRFSVDAILLANFIHLKKGERLLDIGTGCGIIPIYMMRKGFCNNMTGIELQPGLFQTAVKNKAINGCENIEFIEGDATSPQIDLKKARFDVAVSNPPYTRKGTGRRSPDDSRHIARHEEHLDLSRLLSLTSSLLHGKGRLYLIYPSTRIGEVMGCARAHRMEPKRLRFIHSREAEESILFLAEFLKDGGAGTVVEKPLYIYKETDYTEEVRSYYTFKGQETWKAS comes from the coding sequence ATGCCTGAAATCGCGGGGGCCGACGAGACCCTGGAACTGCTCTGCGACGAAGAGTTGAAAATCGTGCAGAAAAAGGAAGGCTACAGATTCTCCGTAGACGCCATTCTTCTCGCTAATTTCATTCACCTGAAAAAGGGTGAAAGGTTGTTGGATATTGGGACCGGTTGTGGTATTATACCTATCTATATGATGAGAAAGGGTTTTTGTAATAATATGACGGGAATTGAGCTCCAGCCGGGATTATTTCAGACGGCAGTTAAAAACAAAGCGATAAACGGCTGTGAGAATATCGAATTCATCGAGGGTGATGCAACCTCCCCTCAGATCGACTTAAAAAAGGCGCGTTTCGACGTGGCCGTGAGCAATCCCCCCTATACCAGAAAGGGCACCGGAAGAAGGAGTCCGGATGATTCGAGACATATCGCGCGCCACGAGGAACACCTCGATCTGTCCCGCCTGCTCTCTCTTACATCGTCATTGCTTCACGGGAAGGGGAGACTATATCTCATCTATCCTTCCACGCGGATCGGCGAGGTCATGGGATGCGCGCGCGCTCACAGGATGGAGCCCAAACGCCTCCGGTTTATCCATTCCAGGGAGGCCGAGGAATCGATTCTTTTTCTCGCGGAGTTCCTGAAGGATGGGGGAGCCGGTACGGTCGTGGAGAAACCGCTCTACATCTATAAAGAAACCGATTACACCGAGGAAGTACGCTCCTACTATACATTTAAAGGTCAGGAAACATGGAAAGCGTCTTAA